In Mycolicibacterium phocaicum, one DNA window encodes the following:
- a CDS encoding APC family permease: MLFTAASYAKMSVHYPVAGSSYTYVRKALDSRLGFLVGWTILLDYLFLPLVIWLIGAAYLTGEFPSVPAWVWIVAFIVVTTALNILGLKVADKANLVLMALQFLVIALFIGFAVAHMVSRHGGGSLLSVTPFSGTGGFPAIAAGAAIAAYSFLGFDAVSTLTEDTKNPQRNIPRAIMLVALIGGVVFVTVAYILTLVQPGGTFPNADSLAADTARTIGGALFAAFFVTGLIIGQFTSGLAAQASVSRLLYAMGRDSVLPKKFFGTLSPRFFTPVFNIVPCGLIGLGAVFLSVATSTSFINFGAFTAFTLVNLSVIGYFVRHRHEQRLNPLTYVVIPLIGAVVDVYLLTQLGSAALTLGVIWTSIGVVYLLVLTRGLRVPPPELSLAE; encoded by the coding sequence ATGCTGTTCACGGCCGCGAGCTACGCGAAGATGTCGGTGCACTATCCGGTCGCGGGCTCGTCGTACACCTACGTCCGCAAGGCGCTGGATTCGCGGCTCGGCTTCCTGGTGGGCTGGACGATCCTGCTCGACTACCTGTTCCTGCCGCTGGTCATCTGGTTGATCGGCGCCGCGTACCTGACCGGTGAGTTCCCATCGGTGCCGGCGTGGGTGTGGATCGTGGCGTTCATCGTCGTGACGACCGCGCTGAACATCCTCGGACTCAAGGTGGCGGACAAGGCCAACCTGGTCCTGATGGCCTTGCAGTTCCTCGTGATCGCGCTGTTCATCGGTTTCGCGGTGGCCCACATGGTGTCCCGCCACGGCGGTGGCTCGCTGCTGTCCGTCACCCCGTTCAGCGGGACCGGTGGTTTCCCGGCCATCGCCGCGGGCGCAGCCATCGCGGCGTACTCGTTTCTCGGCTTCGACGCCGTCAGCACGCTCACCGAGGACACCAAGAATCCGCAGCGCAACATCCCGCGCGCGATCATGCTGGTCGCCCTCATCGGCGGCGTGGTCTTCGTGACGGTCGCGTACATCCTGACGCTGGTACAGCCCGGAGGTACGTTCCCGAACGCCGATTCGCTGGCCGCCGACACGGCCCGGACCATCGGTGGCGCGCTGTTCGCCGCGTTCTTCGTGACCGGGCTGATCATCGGTCAGTTCACCTCAGGCCTGGCGGCGCAGGCCAGTGTGTCCCGGTTGCTGTATGCGATGGGCCGAGACTCGGTGCTGCCCAAGAAATTCTTCGGCACGCTGTCGCCGCGGTTCTTCACGCCCGTCTTCAACATCGTGCCGTGCGGGCTCATCGGGCTCGGCGCGGTGTTCCTCAGCGTCGCCACGTCGACGTCGTTCATCAACTTCGGCGCGTTCACGGCCTTCACGTTGGTGAACCTGTCGGTGATCGGCTACTTCGTCCGGCATCGCCACGAGCAACGACTGAATCCGCTGACGTACGTGGTGATTCCGCTGATCGGTGCGGTCGTCGACGTCTACCTGCTCACCCAACTCGGCAGTGCCGCACTGACTCTCGGGGTGATCTGGACGTCGATCGGCGTGGTGTACCTGCTGGTTCTCACCCGTGGTCTGCGCGTCCCGCCGCCGGAGTTGTCACTGGCTGAGTAG
- a CDS encoding carbon-nitrogen hydrolase family protein translates to MSRQWRVALVQASPLQGEDPVAELAAELAAILAERPNTQMVVFPEIHLLGASDGAADTRSYFDAVAEPLTGPLVRALGAVAADAGVWLLPGSIAERGEDGRVFNTALVFDPDGRLVSSYRKVFPWRPHEPWASGAGFTTFDVPGVGRMGVNICYDSWFPEATRQIAWLGAEVVFNIVKTTSDDRAQELVLARANAITNQIYYLSVNAAGPLGRGQSIYVGPEGEVLAQAAHAEAEVTHLTIDLDQVTAVRTHGTAGVNRVWEQLHADDDPIELPAYAGQLVHQRWQPQPVNPEGRS, encoded by the coding sequence GTGGCCGAACTGGCTGCTGAGCTCGCGGCGATCCTCGCCGAGCGCCCGAACACCCAGATGGTGGTGTTCCCCGAGATTCACCTGCTCGGCGCGAGCGACGGTGCTGCCGATACGCGGTCCTATTTCGATGCGGTCGCCGAGCCCCTCACCGGACCACTCGTGCGGGCGCTCGGCGCCGTGGCCGCCGACGCCGGCGTCTGGCTGCTGCCCGGCTCGATCGCCGAGCGTGGCGAAGACGGCCGGGTGTTCAACACCGCTCTGGTCTTCGATCCCGACGGCCGTCTCGTCTCGTCGTACCGCAAGGTGTTCCCGTGGCGCCCGCACGAGCCGTGGGCGTCCGGTGCCGGTTTCACGACCTTCGACGTACCCGGCGTCGGCCGGATGGGCGTCAACATCTGCTACGACAGCTGGTTCCCCGAGGCGACCCGGCAGATCGCCTGGCTCGGTGCGGAAGTCGTGTTCAACATCGTCAAGACGACGTCCGACGACCGCGCGCAGGAACTCGTCCTCGCCCGCGCCAACGCCATCACGAACCAGATCTACTACCTCAGCGTGAACGCCGCCGGGCCACTCGGGCGCGGGCAGAGCATCTACGTCGGACCGGAGGGTGAGGTGCTCGCGCAGGCGGCACACGCCGAGGCCGAAGTCACGCATCTGACGATCGACCTCGATCAGGTGACCGCCGTGCGGACCCACGGCACCGCCGGGGTCAACCGGGTATGGGAACAGTTGCACGCCGACGACGACCCGATCGAGCTGCCCGCCTACGCCGGTCAGCTGGTGCACCAGCGGTGGCAGCCGCAGCCCGTCAACCCTGAAGGACGCTCATGA